Proteins encoded in a region of the Nicotiana tomentosiformis chromosome 9, ASM39032v3, whole genome shotgun sequence genome:
- the LOC104092254 gene encoding proline-rich receptor-like protein kinase PERK1 translates to MDNSPSSSPPSPSSSSPPPPPPPESSPPPSSPPPSSSLPPPESSPPPSSPPPSSPPPPSPEAPPSKSDNSPPPPSPETPPPKSDSPPPASPPRPTESPSPPPTESPPPPKSDSPPPPSDTPTESPPPSSPSPSPPPPTTNTTPPPPKNASTTQPNSPPSPIFSPPPPVSPQSPLPPPEKLTPPPLSPPSRDAPSNKSHGSSGSNNSPPSNNSSSTSNVVIVAAIAVAGLLILALVIVCLLCNRKKKKQPYYVDPARPPHGGDPYYNTANYSTSPQPNTDHIVKLAPPPGVMGTPLEGPRGWAPPPPPPAANTSSEFSSGYSSHVPGGTIPPKSPNLGGLAKIQFTYEDLATATGGFSQANLLGQGGFGFVHKGVLTDGIIVAVKSLKSGSGQGEREFQAEVEIISRVHHRHLVSLVGFCIADGQRMLVYEFVPNGTLEFHLHGKGRPVMDWETRLKIALGSAKGLAYLHEDCHPRIIHRDIKAANILLDNNYEAMVADFGLAKLTEDTNTHVSTRVMGTFGYLAPEYASSGKLTEKSDVFSFGVMLLELITGRRPLDTTNKLMEDCLVDWARPFLAKALEENQYDELVDARMEGKFDSDELHRMVACAAASVRHSAKRRPRMSQAIRALDGDSSLEDLNEKTGKNTANFGNGAASDIYDTRAYNADMMKFRQMVMTSQDFNSSEYGATSDYGLNPSSSSSEFSSEYGYSGGHQKQTK, encoded by the exons ATGGACAATTCTCCTTCATCTTCTCCTCCTTCGCCTTCTTcgtcttctcctcctcctcctcctcctccagaGTCCTCTCCTCCTCCGTCTTCGCCTCCTCCTTCATCTTCTCTTCCTCCTCCTGAATCTTCGCCTCCTCCCTCTTCACCTCCTCCCTCTTCACCACCGCCCCCATCTCCTGAAGCGCCACCGTCGAAATCTGACAATTCTCCTCCCCCTCCATCCCCCGAAACACCACCACCGAAATCTGATTCTCCTCCTCCTGCATCACCACCACGTCCTACAGAATCTCCTTCGCCACCACCCACAGAGTCTCCTCCACCACCGAAATCTgattctcctcctcctccttctgacACACCTACGGAATCACCACCACCCTCATCACCCTCACCCTCACCGCCACCACCTACCACGAACACAACACCCCCTCCTCCCAAAAATGCCTCAACTACTCAACCTAATTCTCCTCCATCACCTATATTCTCTCCACCACCTCCTGTTTCTCCACAATCACCTCTACCTCCTCCTGAAAAGTTAACTCCTCCTCCACTTTCTCCACCTTCGCGAGATGCACCATCGAATAAATCACATGGTTCCTCAGGAAGCAATAACTCGCCACCATCTAATAATTCCTCATCTACCTCAAATGTGGTAATAGTAGCTGCAATAGCTGTGGCAGGTTTATTGATTCTTGCACTTGTAATTGTCTGCCTATTATGcaatagaaagaagaagaaacaaCCTTACTATGTGGATCCTGCACGTCCACCTCATG GTGGTGATCCCTATTACAATACCGCCAATTATTCAACCAGTCCTCAACCAAATACTGACCACATTGTTAAGCTAGCTCCACCACCAGGTGTAATGGGAACTCCTCTAGAAGGACCACGCGGGTGGGCCCCGCCACCGCCGCCTCCGGCCGCCAACACGAGCAGTGAATTTAGCTCAGGTTATTCAAGCCATGTACCTGGGGGGACAATCCCACCAAAATCACCTAATCTTGGTGGACTTGCAAAAATTCAATTCACTTATGAGGACTTAGCAACAGCTACAGGTGGATTTTCTCAAGCCAATTTGTTAGGACAAGGAGGATTTGGGTTTGTACACAAAGGTGTTTTGACTGATGGAATTATTGTTGCGGTAAAGAGTTTGAAATCTGGGAGTGGACAAGGTGAAAGAGAATTTCAAGCTGAAGTTGAGATTATTAGCAGAGTTCATCATAGGCATCTTGTTTCTCTTGTTGGATTTTGCATTGCTGATGGACAGAGAATGTTGGTCTATGAATTTGTTCCAAATGGAACCTTGGAGTTTCATCTTCATG GCAAAGGTCGACCTGTCATGGATTGGGAAACAAGGCTTAAAATTGCGTTGGGATCAGCCAAGGGACTGGCTTACCTCCACGAAGATT GTCATCCTCGCATTATCCACCGTGACATTAAGGCTGCAAACATTCTACTTGATAACAATTATGAAGCCATG GTGGCAGATTTTGGATTGGCTAAACTTACAGAAGACACCAATACTCATGTGTCGACCCGTGTTATGGGAACCTTTGG GTACTTAGCGCCAGAATATGCATCAAGTGGTAAGCTAACAGAGAAATCAGATGTGTTTTCATTTGGAGTCATGCTATTGGAACTCATAACAGGGAGGAGACCTCTGGATACTACCAATAAACTCATGGAAGACTGCCTAGTAGACTGG GCTAGACCCTTTCTTGCAAAAGCATTGGAAGAGAATCAATACGATGAATTGGTTGACGCGCGAATGGAAGGAAAATTTGATTCCGATGAGCTGCATCGGATGGTAGCTTGTGCTGCTGCTAGCGTTCGCCATTCTGCCAAAAGACGTCCAAGAATGAGCCAGGCAA TACGTGCCTTGGATGGTGATTCCTCATTGGAGGACTTGAATGAAAAAACTGGCAAAAATACAGCTAACTTTGGCAATGGGGCGGCCTCTGATATTTACGATACTCGTGCATACAATGCTGATATGATGAAGTTTAGGCAAATGGTAATGACAAGCCAAGACTTCAACAGCAGTGAATATGGAGCTACAAGTGATTATGGACTCAATCCTTCTTCCTCAAGCAGTGAATTCAGTTCTGAGTACGGTTATTCAGGAGGCCACCAAAAGCAAACAAAATGA